In Actinobacillus equuli, the genomic stretch AAATTGCAAATTTATTCAGTGACTATTACCGGAACTCTACCTTAATTAAGGTTCATCCTGCCTGCACTTTACCCGAAGACGGAATGTTAGCGGCGAATGAATTTAGCGGTAAAGATAGCCTTGAAATTTTTATTTACGGCAATGAAACACAGCTGTTATTGTGCGCACGTTTTGATAATTTAGGTAAAGGCGCATCCGGCGCTGCAGTGCAATGTATGAATATTATGTTAGGTCGTGAAGAAACTGCCGGATTAGAAGTTTAGCCATCGTGAGAAATTATTTGGGGTTTAATATGTTACAAAACGAAGTTGAAAATTTTGCAAATCTTTTAGAAAAAGCGACCGCTTATCTTGCTCCGTTTCAAGAAAAAATTATTGTGGTGAAATACGGCGGTAATGCGATGATCAATGAAGATCTTAAAAAATTGGTGATGCAGGACATTTTATTGCTGAACCAATTAGGTGTGAAAGTGGTATTGGTGCATGGTGGTGGGCCGGAAATTTCACAAGGGGTTAAATTATTGGGCAAAGAGCCGCAATTTATCAATGGTTTGCGTGTAACTGACCAAGATACGATTAATGTGGTATTACAAATGCTCGCCGGTAAAGTGAATAAAAGTTTGGTAGCGTTATTAAAAGGCAAAGGTGTCGGTTTATGCGGTATTGACGCAAATATGCTGCAATGTGAAAAATTACAGGCTGAGGTGGATTACGGCTTTGTCGGTGAGATTGTTAAGGTAAATACTCAATTATTGGAGCTTGCGTTAAATGCAAATTTAATTCCGGTGATTTCTACGGTTGGCGTAGATGAGCAAGGTGTAGCTTACAATATCAATGCGGATACGGCGGCGAGTGAAATTGCAATGGCATTAGGCGCAGCGAAACTCGTTAGTATGACGGACATTGCTGGCTTATTACGTGATCGTTTTGATGAAAGTACGTTGGTTCCTGAAGTTGAAGTAAGTGAAGTACAAGACTTAATTGATCAAGGCATTATTGCCGGTGGTATGATTCCGAAAATCGCCTGTTGTACCGATTTTATTAATGCAGGCGGCATTGAAGCGAATATCATTGACGGAC encodes the following:
- the argB gene encoding acetylglutamate kinase, translated to MLQNEVENFANLLEKATAYLAPFQEKIIVVKYGGNAMINEDLKKLVMQDILLLNQLGVKVVLVHGGGPEISQGVKLLGKEPQFINGLRVTDQDTINVVLQMLAGKVNKSLVALLKGKGVGLCGIDANMLQCEKLQAEVDYGFVGEIVKVNTQLLELALNANLIPVISTVGVDEQGVAYNINADTAASEIAMALGAAKLVSMTDIAGLLRDRFDESTLVPEVEVSEVQDLIDQGIIAGGMIPKIACCTDFINAGGIEANIIDGRVPHAILVSLFGGKNGTLFYKK